A part of Myxococcales bacterium genomic DNA contains:
- a CDS encoding Rrf2 family transcriptional regulator, with product MFKIARLTDYGVVLLGFLASRQAQSPISARDLSKASGLPLPTVSKLLKLLAKHKIVSATRGTSGGYQLSLHPDQVSLLEIIEVFEGSQSTISCLSLHHQRCPLDGHCPQRNGWQIVHNKLTHLLKQISLSELISSEACAPTLIRGIRHG from the coding sequence ATGTTTAAGATTGCCAGATTAACAGATTACGGAGTCGTGCTTTTGGGCTTTTTAGCAAGTCGACAAGCACAATCGCCTATCTCTGCTCGCGATCTTTCAAAAGCTTCTGGTCTTCCCCTGCCAACGGTAAGCAAACTTTTAAAATTGCTTGCCAAGCATAAAATTGTCAGCGCTACCCGCGGTACGAGCGGAGGATATCAATTATCTCTCCATCCTGATCAGGTTTCGCTTTTAGAAATAATTGAAGTTTTTGAAGGCAGCCAATCCACCATTTCGTGTTTGAGCTTGCACCATCAAAGATGCCCACTCGATGGCCATTGCCCACAAAGAAATGGGTGGCAGATTGTTCACAACAAACTTACTCACTTGCTCAAACAAATAAGCTTGTCAGAATTAATCTCTTCTGAAGCTTGTGCACCAACTCTTATTAGAGGAATTAGACATGGCTAG